The following are from one region of the Oscarella lobularis chromosome 3, ooOscLobu1.1, whole genome shotgun sequence genome:
- the LOC136185322 gene encoding uncharacterized protein isoform X1 produces MRKANKMSEQNTTATKDASGPAAMDSSAASAASDKDSTADLLIKMMRHQRNFMFRYKKFGKHTHIAGDRFSRIDNSILGSSFTNYVVPSFGIPDTLFSRGLFSGFDDEKEYPKARRRLSEFASKYKEKGIVIPEIKGEFDVHRFLAKEVIYPLTGCCWLSKHDHGQTKTKHPEKYGNVKLCHTGLGDEMTWHGSLDMISKVTVEDDEEDDNEDGDQDDGSNMTPVAVASPSPSDLPNNSFSSSEDDLESAVASEVKLPNEDLSIHMPQVSAQVVVWSFVRHHRHPDENPLVPAIIINMRSFRVVMYDCLHDVFLELTDDVPFLDKTGKFNLTSIAYLWVILHHSMFLAQLELTDGTAGEGKSGFLDLAESLEWKQHYIALKHYHKTFTVCREKSPTHVPIGLPADFLPTKNPRKRKRSSKPIRRLAKSETDLICNSTTRR; encoded by the exons ATGCGTAAGGCGAACAAAATGTCGGAGCA AAATACCACTGCGACGAAAGACGCCTCTGGACCGGCGGCGATGGATTCGTCCGCCGCTAGCGCTGCTAGCGACAAAG ATTCTACTGCGGACCTGCTTATTAAGATGATGCGTCATCAGCGGAATTTCATGTTTCGTTACAAGAAGTTTGGGAAGCATACCCATATTGCTGGTGACCGTTTCTCACGAATTGACAACTCTATCCTGGGCTCAAGCTTTACAAATTACGTCGTTCCCTCCTTTGGCATCCCAGATACCCTCTTCAGCCGCGGCCTCTTTTCCGgctttgacgacgagaaggaatATCCGAAAGCAAGGAGGCGTCTGTCCGAGTTTGCTAGTAAATACAAGGAGAAAGGCATCGTCATCCCCGAAATTAAAGGTGAATTCGACGTTCATCGTTTTTTGGCGAAGGAAGTCATCTACCCATTGACGGGCTGCTGTTGGCTTTCAAAGCATGATCACGGGCagacaaagacaaaacaCCCGGAAAAGTACGGCAACGTTAAGCTGTGCCACACCGGATTGGGAGACGAAATGACCTGGCACGGGTCGTTGGATATGATATCAAAAGTCACAGttgaagatgatgaagagGATGATAATGAAGATGGTGATCAAGATGATGGTTCTAATATGACGCCAGTGGCTGTAGCTTCACCGTCACCGTCCGACTTACCGAACAACAGCTTTTCTAGTAGTGAAGATGACTTGGAGTCAGCAGTAGCATCAGAAGTGAAGTTGCCAAACGAGG ATCTCTCGATTCATATGCCTCAGGTTAGTGCCCAGGTTGTAGTCTGGTCATTTGTTCGGCATCACCGGCATCCGGACGAGAATCCGCTTGTTCCAGCGATAATAATCAACATGCGCTCATTTCGTGTCGTTATGTATGACTGTTTGCATGACGTTTTTCTGGAACTCACTGATGATGTCCCGTTTTTGGACAAGACGGGTAAATTCAACTTGACGTCCATCGCTTATCTGTGGGTGATATTGCACCATTCAATGTTTTTGGCTCAACTCGAACTTACCGACGGAACGGCTGGAGAAGGCAAGAGTGGATTTTTGGATTTGGCAGAAAGTCTGGAATGGAAGCAACATTACATCGCACTTAAGCACTATCACAAGACCTTTACCGTCTGTAGGGAGAAATCGCCAACCCATGTACCGATTGGGCTCCCCGCGGACTTCCTCCCAACGAAAAACccacgaaagagaaaaaggtcaAGTAAACCAATACGCAGACTGGCAAAAAGTGAAACCGATTTGATTTGCAACTCTACTACACGAAGGTGA
- the LOC136185322 gene encoding uncharacterized protein isoform X2 — protein sequence MDSSAASAASDKDSTADLLIKMMRHQRNFMFRYKKFGKHTHIAGDRFSRIDNSILGSSFTNYVVPSFGIPDTLFSRGLFSGFDDEKEYPKARRRLSEFASKYKEKGIVIPEIKGEFDVHRFLAKEVIYPLTGCCWLSKHDHGQTKTKHPEKYGNVKLCHTGLGDEMTWHGSLDMISKVTVEDDEEDDNEDGDQDDGSNMTPVAVASPSPSDLPNNSFSSSEDDLESAVASEVKLPNEDLSIHMPQVSAQVVVWSFVRHHRHPDENPLVPAIIINMRSFRVVMYDCLHDVFLELTDDVPFLDKTGKFNLTSIAYLWVILHHSMFLAQLELTDGTAGEGKSGFLDLAESLEWKQHYIALKHYHKTFTVCREKSPTHVPIGLPADFLPTKNPRKRKRSSKPIRRLAKSETDLICNSTTRR from the exons ATGGATTCGTCCGCCGCTAGCGCTGCTAGCGACAAAG ATTCTACTGCGGACCTGCTTATTAAGATGATGCGTCATCAGCGGAATTTCATGTTTCGTTACAAGAAGTTTGGGAAGCATACCCATATTGCTGGTGACCGTTTCTCACGAATTGACAACTCTATCCTGGGCTCAAGCTTTACAAATTACGTCGTTCCCTCCTTTGGCATCCCAGATACCCTCTTCAGCCGCGGCCTCTTTTCCGgctttgacgacgagaaggaatATCCGAAAGCAAGGAGGCGTCTGTCCGAGTTTGCTAGTAAATACAAGGAGAAAGGCATCGTCATCCCCGAAATTAAAGGTGAATTCGACGTTCATCGTTTTTTGGCGAAGGAAGTCATCTACCCATTGACGGGCTGCTGTTGGCTTTCAAAGCATGATCACGGGCagacaaagacaaaacaCCCGGAAAAGTACGGCAACGTTAAGCTGTGCCACACCGGATTGGGAGACGAAATGACCTGGCACGGGTCGTTGGATATGATATCAAAAGTCACAGttgaagatgatgaagagGATGATAATGAAGATGGTGATCAAGATGATGGTTCTAATATGACGCCAGTGGCTGTAGCTTCACCGTCACCGTCCGACTTACCGAACAACAGCTTTTCTAGTAGTGAAGATGACTTGGAGTCAGCAGTAGCATCAGAAGTGAAGTTGCCAAACGAGG ATCTCTCGATTCATATGCCTCAGGTTAGTGCCCAGGTTGTAGTCTGGTCATTTGTTCGGCATCACCGGCATCCGGACGAGAATCCGCTTGTTCCAGCGATAATAATCAACATGCGCTCATTTCGTGTCGTTATGTATGACTGTTTGCATGACGTTTTTCTGGAACTCACTGATGATGTCCCGTTTTTGGACAAGACGGGTAAATTCAACTTGACGTCCATCGCTTATCTGTGGGTGATATTGCACCATTCAATGTTTTTGGCTCAACTCGAACTTACCGACGGAACGGCTGGAGAAGGCAAGAGTGGATTTTTGGATTTGGCAGAAAGTCTGGAATGGAAGCAACATTACATCGCACTTAAGCACTATCACAAGACCTTTACCGTCTGTAGGGAGAAATCGCCAACCCATGTACCGATTGGGCTCCCCGCGGACTTCCTCCCAACGAAAAACccacgaaagagaaaaaggtcaAGTAAACCAATACGCAGACTGGCAAAAAGTGAAACCGATTTGATTTGCAACTCTACTACACGAAGGTGA
- the LOC136185321 gene encoding annexin A4-like produces the protein MSYPGYPPAGNPGYPPPSNSAYPPPPGGYNQPGPGGPGYQSGPGYPPNPGYPPAPAAYPSQPAFPSSEPQLGFGSGPSAFPPPQPTGYPAPTGPSFATTARAVGAFMSSGGGAPYPGSDTTPYPSSAPAPAPYPSGPSQPAPYGGGSGYPAPYSSGAPPPAPAPAPVAPPPNPGYAPSGYPSTHSAPAPPASYPSPQRTDHSSRASPSLTSRVGSMSLEPATQGTLKPVSPFHPERDCEVLRKAMKGFGTDEKAIISVLGHRTAAQRQEIKLQFKTMFGKDLIKELKSELSGKFEDLVLALMMSPREYDAYELRRAMKGAGTDEAVLIEILCTRTNAEIKAIRERFKKDHGRDLERDVHSETSGHFRRLLVSMLQGNRDETNRVDRAKASQEARDLYQAGEARLGTDESKFNQILASRSFLQLRATFEEYAKICKYDIEKSITREMSGDLKSGMLAIVKCVRDKSGYFAEKIYKSMKGLGTDDHTLIRCIVTRCEVDMVQIKQHFVHNYREPLGKWIEGDTSGNYKKLFLALIGESP, from the exons ATGAGTTATCCCGGCTATCCACCCGCCGGCAATCCCGGCTATCCGCCACCGTCCAATTCGGCatatcctcctcctccgggAGGCTACAATCAACCAGGCCCAGGCGGCCCAGGCTACCAATCAGGCCCAGGCTATCCACCAAACCCTGGCTATCCTCCGGCACCTGCCGCCTATCCGTCCCAACCCGCTTTTCCGTCAAGCGAACCGCAACTCGGATTCGGAAGCGGACCGTCAGCATTTCCACCGCCGCAACCAACCGGCTACCCAGCGCCGACGGGACCATCGTTCGCGACAACGGCTCGCGCAGTCGGAGCGTTCATGTCATCGGGGGGCGGAGCTCCGTACCCCGGAAGTGATACAACGCCGTACCCGTCATCGGCTCCGGCACCGGCACCATATCCGTCAGGACCGTCTCAACCGGCCCCCTACGGCGGCGGGAGCGGCTATCCGGCTCCTTATTCGTCGGGAGCGCCGCCACCTGCGCCGGCACCTGCGCCCGTTGCTCCGCCACCCAATCCCGGATATGCGCCGTCGGGGTATCCAAGCACTCACTCGGCGCCTGCTCCTCCCGCTAGTTATCCTTCACCGCAGAGAACAGATCATTCTAGTCGG GCCTCGCCAAGTCTTACCTCAAGAGTGGGATCGATGAGCTTGGAACCG GCAACGCAAGGCACGTTGAAACCCGTTTCGCCGTTTCATCCAGAGCGAGACTGTGAAGTGTTAAGAAAGGCAATGAAAGGATTTG GCACTGACGAGAAAGCTATCATAAGTGTTCTTGGCCATCGAACGGCAGCACAACGCCAGGAAATCAAGCTCCAATTCAAGACTATGTTTGGCAAg GATCTGATCAAAGAGCTAAAGAGCGAGCTGAGCGGAAAATTTGAAGACCTCGTGCTTGCTCTGATGATGTCTCCTCGCGAATACGACGCTTATGAACTTCGCCGAGCAATGAAG GGTGCCGGTACTGACGAAGCTGTTCTCATAGAGATACTTTGCACGCGAACGAACGCCGAAATAAAGGCCATAAGGGAACGGTTCAAGAAGG ATCACGGTCGAGATCTTGAAAGGGATGTCCATTCAGAAACGTCGGGTCACTTTCGCCGGCTTTTGGTTTCCATGTTGCAG GGAAACCGTGACGAAACGAATAGAGTAGATAGAGCTAAAGCTTCCCAGGAAGCAAGA GATCTCTATCAGGCTGGAGAAGCTCGTCTTGGAACGGATGAATCAAA GTTTAATCAGATTTTGGCATCGCGGAGTTTTCTTCAGTTGAGGGCGACGTTTGAGGAATATGCTAAG ATCTGCAAATATGATATTGAAAAGTCAATAACCAGGGAAATGTCTGGAGATCTGAAGAGTGGAATGCTTGCAATTG TGAAATGCGTCAGAGACAAGTCTGGATATTTTGCTGAGAAAATTTACAAGTCGATGAAGGGCTTGGGCACGGACGATCACACGCTCATTCGTTGCATTGTGACTCGCTGCGAAGTCGACATGGTTCAAATCAAGCAGCACTTTGTTCACAACTACAGGGAGCCACTTGGCAAATGGATTGAG GGCGACACGAGCGGCAATTACAAGAAGCTGTTTCTTGCACTCATCGGCGAAAGTCCCTAG
- the LOC136185319 gene encoding rho GTPase-activating protein 33-like isoform X2: protein MSVEVARVYENEHYTDDDRYADDGEDVMDSRFGEKLKRLPIDQTHREASSRFESSSRVNRVGDSTVEGVSKGVRVKVNKIFDGYGSTKFPRIEECAHFHYDQVNLGEDFSADIVDADLVEEKKSVYAVFSVKVIAGGSSWRVKRSYEDFQGLDRQLHRCVFDRRFTCLPPLKSETDASQRVHGYIEEKRSQLSQYLTQLFSLSCRMISCGPILNWFEIDCKGRQLQPTSKSGINIPAVAAARVIKSYKAQESDEVSLVLNEIVSIIDMPPESETQWWRGKAGFKVGFFPSYCVEVIHTSSSSRRRENAIGSLKSAGSVDRTSKVSSTGVKPVLAKRGKMLSRLRSVLKMRPSKEELQQSGILKSRIFGADLSEHLQDAGLNVPAVVRICTTLLERKGLVEGVYRLPGISSNINRLRQDFDANKIPNVEAPQYLSDIHSIGSLCKMYFRELPNPLLTYQLYSSLEEACQIEGDSKRREAIAQILGRLPPKHFSTMEHLIKHLALMASHSDETKMTSKNLAIVWAPNLMKPRDTGGSVLGLFNIASPSVVVKSLIDHVDWYFGEAGMEVMRKGSVSFAKSQSQRKSQTVDPHRHSISARARPRPDAEWRSKTTDDLATGKQRRKPPLASSYGGKSLRSLFSRKGGKSYDVSKRPVISGPVNFVGAIPAAAVDAKEIRKDGDMKSQTLPPPSSSATGTDSVDLGRVGRRHTRLAAAFSAAFSRGSIVERGFPHEVSLDDTAGMYRTLDGRGSLGSDSESGSSLTSPGITMIDSPETARAESMVELGQLVEERGEDVTSPVMSTDIDSYMAANYRSYETVDKEENGDEDSVEFSEL from the exons ATGTCTGTCGAAGTGGCGCGCGTCTACGAGAACG AACACTATACCGACGATGATCGCTACGcggacgacggcgaggacGTGATGGACAGTCGATTTGG CGAGAAATTGAAACGGCTGCCGATCGATCAAACGCATCGCGAAGCatcgtcgcgtttcgaatCGAGCTCGCGCGTGAATCGCGTCGGGGATTCGACGGTGGAGGGCGTAAGCAAAGGCGTACGAGTCAAAGTCAACAA AATCTTCGACGGTTATGGATCGACAAAGTTTCCGCGAATCGAAGAGTGCGCTCACTTTCACTACGATCAAGTCAACTTGGGGGAGGATTTCTCG GCCGACATCGTCGATGCCGACTTggtcgaagaaaagaagtctGTCTATGCGGTGTTTTCT GTGAAAGTGATCGCTGGCGGGTCGAGCTGGCGAGTGAAGCGGTCCTACGAGGATTTTCAAGGACTCGATAGGCAGTTACATAG aTGCGTTTTTGATCGAAGGTTCACCTGCTTGCCCCCTCTGAAGTCAGAGACAGATGCAAGTCAACGCGTTCACGGCTACATCGAA GAAAAACGCAGTCAGTTGTCGCAGTACTTGACTCAGCTCTTCTCCTTGTCTTGTCGCATGATCAGTTGCGGTCCTATACTGAACTGGTTTGAG attgACTGTAAGGGTCGACAACTGCAGCCCACGTCAAAAAGTGGCATTAACATTCCGGCAGTTGCAGCCGCCAGGGTGATCAAGTCTTACAAAGCTCAGGAATCTGACGAAGTTTCGCTCGTTCTCAATGAAATCGTTTCTATTATTGACATGCCGCCCGAGTCAGAGACTCAGTGGTGGCGAGGAAAGGCCGGTTTCAAG GTCGGATTTTTTCCCAGTTACTGTGTTGAAGTCATTcacacgtcgtcgtcgtcgcgccggcgAGAGAATGCTATTGGATCGCTCAAGTCCGCAGGATCCGTTGATCGGACGAGTAAGGTGTCCAGCACGGGCGTCAAGCCAG TGCTGGCAAAACGCGGAAAGATGCTGTCGCGTTTGCGCAGCGTGCTCAAGATGAGACCGTCGAAAGAGGAACTGCAGCAGTCCGGAATATTGAA ATCACGAATCTTTGGCGCAGATCTCAGCGAGCATCTTCAAGACGCGGGTCTCAATG TGCCTGCTGTTGTGAGAATTTGTACGACACTGCTTGAACGCAAAGGTCTTGTAGAAGGCGTTTATCGTCTGCCaggaatttcttcaaacatCAACAGACTCAG gcaAGACTTTGACGCTAATAAAATTCCCAATGTGGAAGCGCCGCAGTACCTGAGTGACATCCATAGTATCGGCTCTCTTTGCAAGATGTACTTCAG GGAGTTACCAAATCCTTTGCTAACCTACCAGCTCTACAGTTCTCTAGAG GAGGCTTGCCAAATTGAAGGGGACTCGAAACGGCGGGAGGCCATAGCTCAGATTCTTGGTCGGCTGCCTCCAAAACATTTCAG CACTATGGAACATTTGATAAAACACTTAGCACTGATGGCATCACacagcgacgagacgaagatgacgtcgaaaaatctTGCAATTGTTTGGGCGCCGAATCTAATGAA GCCGAGAGACACGGGCGGTTCCGTTCTGGGACTCTTCAATATCGCCTCCCCGTCAGTCGTCGTAAAGTCGCTCATCGATCACGTTGACTGGTACTTCGGCGAAGCGGGAATGGAAGTCATGCGAAAGGGATCGGTCTCTTTTGCTAAGTCCCAGTCACAGCGAAAATCCCAGACGGTGGATCCGCACCGCCATTCCATCTCCGCTCGCGCGAGACCGCGTCCCGACGCCGAGTGGCGAAGTAAGACGACTGACGACCTTGCAACGGGCAAGCAGCGACGAAAGCCACCTTTGGCCTCATCGTACGGCGgaaaatcgcttcgatcTCTATTCAGTCGAAAAGGCGGCAAATCGTACGACGTTTCAAAGCGACCCGTCATCAGCGGTCCGGTCAATTTCGTCGGCGCTATTCCGGCGGcggccgtcgacgcgaaagaaattcggaaagacggcgacatGAAGTCGCAAAcgcttcctccgccgtcgtcgtccgcgACGGGGACGGACAGCGTTGATCTCGGTCGAGTAGGTCGTAGGCATACGCGTTTAGCGGCTGCTTTTTCGGCCGCATTTTCTCGCGGCAGCATCGTCGAACGGGGTTTTCCGCACGAAGTGTCGCTGGACGATACGGCGGGAATGTATCGGACGTTGGACGGAAGAGGATCGCTCGGGAGTGATAGCGAGAGCGGCTCTTCCTTGACGTCGCCGGGTATAACAATGATCGATTCGCCAGAAACGGCGCGTGCTGAATCGATGGTCGAGTTGGGGCAGTTGGTTGAAGAGCGTGGCGAGGACGTGACGTCCCCGGTGATGTCGACCGATATTGATAGCTATATGGCGGCTAATTACCGTAGTTACGAGACTGTCGACAAGGAAGAGAATGGGGACGAGGACTCTGTTGAATTTAGCGAGCTTTAG
- the LOC136185319 gene encoding rho GTPase-activating protein 33-like isoform X1, which produces MSRRRRFASLRVRRTSPPSTGSVASPRRQSDQRPSPGNATVPFLPLEHYTDDDRYADDGEDVMDSRFGEKLKRLPIDQTHREASSRFESSSRVNRVGDSTVEGVSKGVRVKVNKIFDGYGSTKFPRIEECAHFHYDQVNLGEDFSADIVDADLVEEKKSVYAVFSVKVIAGGSSWRVKRSYEDFQGLDRQLHRCVFDRRFTCLPPLKSETDASQRVHGYIEEKRSQLSQYLTQLFSLSCRMISCGPILNWFEIDCKGRQLQPTSKSGINIPAVAAARVIKSYKAQESDEVSLVLNEIVSIIDMPPESETQWWRGKAGFKVGFFPSYCVEVIHTSSSSRRRENAIGSLKSAGSVDRTSKVSSTGVKPVLAKRGKMLSRLRSVLKMRPSKEELQQSGILKSRIFGADLSEHLQDAGLNVPAVVRICTTLLERKGLVEGVYRLPGISSNINRLRQDFDANKIPNVEAPQYLSDIHSIGSLCKMYFRELPNPLLTYQLYSSLEEACQIEGDSKRREAIAQILGRLPPKHFSTMEHLIKHLALMASHSDETKMTSKNLAIVWAPNLMKPRDTGGSVLGLFNIASPSVVVKSLIDHVDWYFGEAGMEVMRKGSVSFAKSQSQRKSQTVDPHRHSISARARPRPDAEWRSKTTDDLATGKQRRKPPLASSYGGKSLRSLFSRKGGKSYDVSKRPVISGPVNFVGAIPAAAVDAKEIRKDGDMKSQTLPPPSSSATGTDSVDLGRVGRRHTRLAAAFSAAFSRGSIVERGFPHEVSLDDTAGMYRTLDGRGSLGSDSESGSSLTSPGITMIDSPETARAESMVELGQLVEERGEDVTSPVMSTDIDSYMAANYRSYETVDKEENGDEDSVEFSEL; this is translated from the exons ATGAGCCGGAGACGCAGGTTTGCGTCGTTGCGCGTGCGAAGAACCTCACCTCCAAGCACGGGCTCCGTCGCCTCGCCGCGTCGCCAATCGGATCAACGCCCCTCCCCCGGTAACGCGACGGTGCCCTTTCTCCCGCTAGAACACTATACCGACGATGATCGCTACGcggacgacggcgaggacGTGATGGACAGTCGATTTGG CGAGAAATTGAAACGGCTGCCGATCGATCAAACGCATCGCGAAGCatcgtcgcgtttcgaatCGAGCTCGCGCGTGAATCGCGTCGGGGATTCGACGGTGGAGGGCGTAAGCAAAGGCGTACGAGTCAAAGTCAACAA AATCTTCGACGGTTATGGATCGACAAAGTTTCCGCGAATCGAAGAGTGCGCTCACTTTCACTACGATCAAGTCAACTTGGGGGAGGATTTCTCG GCCGACATCGTCGATGCCGACTTggtcgaagaaaagaagtctGTCTATGCGGTGTTTTCT GTGAAAGTGATCGCTGGCGGGTCGAGCTGGCGAGTGAAGCGGTCCTACGAGGATTTTCAAGGACTCGATAGGCAGTTACATAG aTGCGTTTTTGATCGAAGGTTCACCTGCTTGCCCCCTCTGAAGTCAGAGACAGATGCAAGTCAACGCGTTCACGGCTACATCGAA GAAAAACGCAGTCAGTTGTCGCAGTACTTGACTCAGCTCTTCTCCTTGTCTTGTCGCATGATCAGTTGCGGTCCTATACTGAACTGGTTTGAG attgACTGTAAGGGTCGACAACTGCAGCCCACGTCAAAAAGTGGCATTAACATTCCGGCAGTTGCAGCCGCCAGGGTGATCAAGTCTTACAAAGCTCAGGAATCTGACGAAGTTTCGCTCGTTCTCAATGAAATCGTTTCTATTATTGACATGCCGCCCGAGTCAGAGACTCAGTGGTGGCGAGGAAAGGCCGGTTTCAAG GTCGGATTTTTTCCCAGTTACTGTGTTGAAGTCATTcacacgtcgtcgtcgtcgcgccggcgAGAGAATGCTATTGGATCGCTCAAGTCCGCAGGATCCGTTGATCGGACGAGTAAGGTGTCCAGCACGGGCGTCAAGCCAG TGCTGGCAAAACGCGGAAAGATGCTGTCGCGTTTGCGCAGCGTGCTCAAGATGAGACCGTCGAAAGAGGAACTGCAGCAGTCCGGAATATTGAA ATCACGAATCTTTGGCGCAGATCTCAGCGAGCATCTTCAAGACGCGGGTCTCAATG TGCCTGCTGTTGTGAGAATTTGTACGACACTGCTTGAACGCAAAGGTCTTGTAGAAGGCGTTTATCGTCTGCCaggaatttcttcaaacatCAACAGACTCAG gcaAGACTTTGACGCTAATAAAATTCCCAATGTGGAAGCGCCGCAGTACCTGAGTGACATCCATAGTATCGGCTCTCTTTGCAAGATGTACTTCAG GGAGTTACCAAATCCTTTGCTAACCTACCAGCTCTACAGTTCTCTAGAG GAGGCTTGCCAAATTGAAGGGGACTCGAAACGGCGGGAGGCCATAGCTCAGATTCTTGGTCGGCTGCCTCCAAAACATTTCAG CACTATGGAACATTTGATAAAACACTTAGCACTGATGGCATCACacagcgacgagacgaagatgacgtcgaaaaatctTGCAATTGTTTGGGCGCCGAATCTAATGAA GCCGAGAGACACGGGCGGTTCCGTTCTGGGACTCTTCAATATCGCCTCCCCGTCAGTCGTCGTAAAGTCGCTCATCGATCACGTTGACTGGTACTTCGGCGAAGCGGGAATGGAAGTCATGCGAAAGGGATCGGTCTCTTTTGCTAAGTCCCAGTCACAGCGAAAATCCCAGACGGTGGATCCGCACCGCCATTCCATCTCCGCTCGCGCGAGACCGCGTCCCGACGCCGAGTGGCGAAGTAAGACGACTGACGACCTTGCAACGGGCAAGCAGCGACGAAAGCCACCTTTGGCCTCATCGTACGGCGgaaaatcgcttcgatcTCTATTCAGTCGAAAAGGCGGCAAATCGTACGACGTTTCAAAGCGACCCGTCATCAGCGGTCCGGTCAATTTCGTCGGCGCTATTCCGGCGGcggccgtcgacgcgaaagaaattcggaaagacggcgacatGAAGTCGCAAAcgcttcctccgccgtcgtcgtccgcgACGGGGACGGACAGCGTTGATCTCGGTCGAGTAGGTCGTAGGCATACGCGTTTAGCGGCTGCTTTTTCGGCCGCATTTTCTCGCGGCAGCATCGTCGAACGGGGTTTTCCGCACGAAGTGTCGCTGGACGATACGGCGGGAATGTATCGGACGTTGGACGGAAGAGGATCGCTCGGGAGTGATAGCGAGAGCGGCTCTTCCTTGACGTCGCCGGGTATAACAATGATCGATTCGCCAGAAACGGCGCGTGCTGAATCGATGGTCGAGTTGGGGCAGTTGGTTGAAGAGCGTGGCGAGGACGTGACGTCCCCGGTGATGTCGACCGATATTGATAGCTATATGGCGGCTAATTACCGTAGTTACGAGACTGTCGACAAGGAAGAGAATGGGGACGAGGACTCTGTTGAATTTAGCGAGCTTTAG
- the LOC136185325 gene encoding SWI/SNF-related matrix-associated actin-dependent regulator of chromatin subfamily D member 1-like, whose amino-acid sequence MAVPGRATGLYGADPRSRLASMHHHHPYAAANPQSSSVAAAAAAAAADPRRLSSAMRGRRNRMVRVSAVAPPPVQPRVTSRDLSHRIRELVPESQMYVDLLTFEKKLDYNIMRKRLDIQEALKRPVKRRCKLRIFITHQFYLGHVGVESIEPSWELKVEGRILDDSKSAARPGEGTAAALTGPAAAETKPTPSRKFSSFFKNVVIEVDKDMYGPDNHLVEWHRTSQIDETDGFQLRRKGDKSVKCTIFLMLDNQPPQYKLDVRLARLLGIHTQTRPVIINALWTYIKTHKLQDPNERDYINCDACLSQIFEVPRMKFSEIPQRLQGLLMASDPIVITHLISNDAVDRPKTSCYDLEIDVDDTLKQQMNAFLLSTASQQEIASLEAKIQETIQTINSLKTKREFFKKFSDDPHDFIQRWLMSQNKDIKSSRDISVPRDEERRAGFYDKPWTREAVYRYFYGKVEQMRAELAQALNNS is encoded by the exons atggccGTTCCGGGAAGAGCAACTGGGCTGTACGGCGCCGATCCA AGATCGCGTCTCGCCTCCATGCATCACCATCACCCCtacgcggcggcgaatccTCAATCTTCGAGCGTCGCCGCggctgcagcagcagcggccGCCGACCCAAGACGATTATCGTCAGCAATGAGAGGCCGAAGGAATCGCAT GGTTCGAGTTTCGGCCGTCGCGCCGCCTCCCGTTCAGCCGCGAGTCACGAGTAGAGATTTATCTCATCGG ATTCGCGAGCTCGTTCCCGAATCGCAGATGTACGTCGATTTGTTGACGTTCGAAAAGAAGCTTGATTACAATATCATGAGAAAACGTTTGGACATTCAAGAGGCTCTAAAAAGACCAGTCAAA AGGAGATGCAAGCTAAGAATATTTATCACCCATCAATTCTATTTGGGCCACGTCGGTGTTGAG TCTATTGAACCCTCGTGGGAACTGAAAGTAGAAGGCCGCATATTGGATGAC TCAAAATCGGCTGCTCGACCAGGAGAAGGGACTGCGGCAGCGTTGACGGGACCGGCAGCGGCAGAAACCAAGCCGACTCCATCGcgcaaattttcttctttcttcaaaaatgTCGTGATCGAAGTAGATAAGGACATGTACGGTCCGGATAACCATTTGGTGGAG TGGCATCGTACCTCTCAGATTGACGAGACGGACGGGTTTCAGCTGCGTCGAAAAGGAGATAAATCGGTTAAATGTACAATCTTTCTCATGCTTGACAACCAA ccTCCACAATACAAACTGGATGTTAGGTTGGCACGTCTTCTTGGCATTCACACGCAGACGAGACCGGTTATTATAAATGCGTTGTGGACTTACATCAAG ACCCACAAACTTCAGGATCCTAATGAGAGAGACTATATTAATTGTGACGCTTGTCTCAGTCAG ATTTTTGAAGTACCTCGTATGAAATTTTCAGAGATACCCCAACGCCTTCAAGGCCTCCTTATGGCGTCAGATCCAATAGTTATTACTCACTTGATAAG TAATGATGCTGTTGACCGTCCGAAAACGTCCTGCTATGATCTGGAAATTGATGTG GATGATACGCTGAAGCAGCAGATGAATGCTTTTCTATTGTCCACCGCTAGTCAGCAGGAAATAGCCTCATTGGAAGCAAAA ATTCAGGAAACAATTCAAACTATCAACTCTCttaaaacaaaaagagaattCTTCAAGAAATTTTCTGATGATCCACAC GATTTTATTCAACGATGGCTTATGTCTCAGAATAAAGACATCAAG TCTTCTCGAGACATTTCTGTTCCCAGGGATGAAGAGCGAAGGGCCGGATTTTATGACAAGCCGTGGACTCGTGAAGCAGTCTATCGATACTTTTATGGAAAG GTTGAACAGATGAGAGCTGAACTAGCACAAGCATTGAACAACTCGTGA